From the genome of Aphis gossypii isolate Hap1 unplaced genomic scaffold, ASM2018417v2 Contig00429_ERROPOS248183+, whole genome shotgun sequence:
TTAGTTCAATATCTGTTTCGACTTTATGTGGAATCAATAGGTCGCGTGACACATAGGCTTTACACGTTTCGTTTAAAGATAGTATACTTACTCCTTCTAGGAAATGATTTGTACTTCTCTTGGCTTGGTCGCATGTAATGAATATGGTTTCTCCTGGAGTAGCATAGATCCATTCGTTCTTGAACTTCAATTTGTGAAATAGATTTGCTCGCAACTGCACTTGCATGATTTCGCAACTGTCTGGAACCTCTTTTGGCTCTTGTAGTAAAAGCACCTCGCATATAGGACGTCCGCTTCTAGGATGTAAGGGATAAATTTCAGGACATAAAAGGAAATCGCCGGCATGTTTACAAAGGCTTTGATCAATTTCATCATAGACTGAATACATTTCTTTAGATTTACTTACagctaaatacttataattaagttttataaaaacacaattattattattacaatctgGTAAAGGTATGAGTTGAAAAAGTTTCAATTCGTATTGATATActaaaggtatatttaaaataaaaacaattttgtcatttgaataatatatcgttatgTCTGAGAGGGGTATCATTTCTTGTACATTACTTTCATTTAAATCTATGGTTAAGTCTGTACCACTTGGCATCCCtaccttaatatttaaaagctgTTTTAGTAACTCTTTGAGGGTTAATAAGCTTGGGTGTATTAATCCTACTTTGGCTGCTTGTATGACGTCGAATAATATATCGGTCTCggctttatatatttctaatattagattgatttgaataaaatgatatgctAGAAAGCTTCTCATATTAGCTTCGGATGTCATATTTCGATATATCATACCTGATAAAcgaatttactaaataatactaatgataatgatataacCATGActacttataacaaataaaaaaaacttagaggATCCtacagctatatatatatatatatataaatatgttatgacaCCTTAAGTGTTCATAAATCGGtctcgaaatatttttttgtattattaatgtggATCCTGTAGTCTTTCCTcccttttttattgttatattttcattgtcgTGAATCATTATCACCTCGTATGGCCCTGaccaattaaaacataatgcgTTTTTCTTGTTCTGTTCTTTTAGTAACACTTTATCTCCTACGTGTAATTCTAATATGTTTGCGTTTTGGTCATAATATTGCTTATtggaatttttcttttttattagattttcccTTGCTATCTTATGTGTTTCTtgcattattctttttaaatctaacgcgtaattatcataattgtattgtgGTTCAGTCGTTTGAAAGAAACGTGTCggaattattggttttttccCAAAAACTAACTCGTATGGAGTATAATTTGTCGAAGTGTGCACCGTGGTATTATAGCAAAACATAGCATAACTAATTAACGCGTCccaattattatctttgtcTACAAAACTGCGTAAGTacgttttaaaagttaaatgtgATCGTTccaaataaacatttgataGGGGATGCCACGgagttgttttagttttttcgatttttaataatttacacacgtctttaaacaaatttgataaGAAATTGGTACCACAATATGTTAGAATAGTAACTGGTATACCatagatacatataaaacATTCTACAAATGCTTATGCTACTGTCGTTGCGTCTGTGGAGGCTAACGCTATGGCTACGCCATAACGCGACAATTCATcttgtatagttaaaatatacgagTTACCTGAACTTGTTATGGGTAATGGTCCTACTAtgtctaaacatattttatgaaacgtAGTAGTTACGGTAGAAGTAATTAACATAggttgttttgatttttatccGATTTGTTTCCCTgacaaataatgcattttgtaatgtaattttttacatctTGCTTTAAATTTCTCCattgatatttcatttttaatctttttatcgTACGGGAGGTACCTTGGTGCCCCCCTACCAATGTGTCATGATactctttaattttttgatttttttcgtcTTCCGTAAAACATTGTTCTTTATATATCGTTACTTCTATAtcagtgtttttaaaaacaaaacggaACATTGCGCGTATGCGCTCGAAACAGGTCAATGTCGTTAACCCTTCTAATCTaatgattgaaaattgtttaatttgttcacCGACACAGAATAACTTAATTTCGGCTATCGCGTTATAATATTGCTCTGCGTTCatctcgtatttttttatcgtaataaattCGTGTTTAATTTGTTCGTCCGCTCTAATTTGTAAAACGCAGTTACTTCGCGGTGGAATAATTAACGCGTTattatcgatttattttttttctggtattattaatatttccttaTCCCAATCTAAGACGactttgtttaatttcaaaaatgttatgccTATTATACCTGCTTCAGGTATTGGAAAATCATCGTATACAATATCgaatttaactgtaaaaagTTGTTTGTTAATGTAAATTGGAATTACCACAGATCCTACTGTTTCTACTGGACTTGCATTAATGCCCTTTGTTGGATACAGCTCTGGAATGATCGACGATATTCTCGATCATTCGACAAGCGCGCCTGGGCCACTGCGACAAACTCGAATATTCTAGACGCGACACCCCCTCCCCCCGCTGCTGATCTATCCACGACGGTCCCTATATATATGGGCCGCCGCGACCGTTTGGCTCGCTAGTCACCGTATTCTTTTGCGTTGGTAATTTCCACGTAAATATTGGTGTTTTTTGTCGGCTGTTGCAGTGGCGCAGTACGCGGTAAGAGCtttgttgttttttgttgtttcttatatatatattggtacaattttatataactttgtttaatatattttgttttattatttcttttttatatatattggtataattgttgtaataattgtattgtaatttcatacaattatattatcttgatgtattaattgataatttatattgactttgttatattatattttaatacatctcATTgtctatacacaatatatatatcttaatcaTACATACAGTTTACTTGTCGTTAgacatattcattttaaagcgTGGTTACCCCGAACAACGATTTGCTAGGGACCTCGCTTACATTTTTTGGACCTTCGTTCCggatattttgttatcaatatGGCACCTTCAAAATCTTCGAAACAAGAATTAACGCGAGCACGCGTCGCAAGGGACGCGGCGTTAAATTCAATACGAAAAATACATGCACTGGCTATGGAAGCGGACACGGATGAGCATAAACGACCAATATTTTTCGCACGTCACGGGACATTAGAACGTGCGGTTAAGTCGTTTGAAGCGGAGCAAGGAAATGTTCTTTCTTCACTGGTTGAATTAACAGGTCTGACGAATTTACAAGTTCAGATTTAGAAATTACTGAGGACATGGAAAAAATGTGTGGAGAAATTCAAGTGGTGTTTTCGAAATTACGTGGATATCCTTCAATTACACATCAAGGTGCAATTGTAGAACgcgaaaatacttataattctcGTGCATCGTTGTCGTTGCCGAAGATTGAGCTTCCAAAATTCGACGGTAGTCTTATCAATTGGTGCGCGTTTCGCGATATGTTCACGTCACTAGTGCATGAAAATCGGTCAATAACGGATAGAGAGCGCTTTCATTATTTGGTGTCTTGCTTATCAGGATCGGCCTTGAACATTGTCAAATCAGTTCCACTAACCTCAGATAATTATGTAATCGCCTGGTGTGCGCTTCGGGATCGTTATGATAACAAGCGGCTTCTTGCTACAGCACattgtgataaattattttcatttgaacGTTTACAACGGGAATCGGTATCCTCGTTATCATCTTTTGTTAATACTTTTCGTGAGAATGTGGCTGCGCTAAAGGCCTTGGTGTTGTTGATTTGTCTGGATTCTTGCTATTCTACATCGGAGCCCGCGTCATTGATCCTGATACTCGTCGATTATTTGAAGCAAGTGTACCTCAAGAAAGCATACCAAAGCTGGATGAATTGTTGGATTTTGCCGCGAATCGGTGTAAGATTTTAGAAAACGTCGGCGCTAACACGGGTACACTGTCAGTGGGCAACAGTAGTTCTAGAAAGGGCAAGGGCGGCCAGACGTCCGTGAAGACTTCATTATCGACTACTGCCACTGCCAAGAACAAATGTGCGTTTTGCGATCGTGATCACCCGTTATTTCGATGTTTAATGTTCAAGAGGAAATCGGTCGCCGAACGGCGGGAGTTTGTCATTAAGAAagaattatgttttgtttgtcTACGTCCGGATCATGAAGCAAACTCCTGTAAGTCGGCGTACTTGTGCAAAACTTGTGAAGGACGACACAGTGTATTACTCCATTTAGATTCAAAACATAAGGGTTCAGGGAAAACATCAACACCTAATGCAATGGCAATTTCAAAACCAATTGAAAGCACCACGGATCAGAACTGTACAGCTACTAACTTTTCAGGCGCTGTGAAATAGGATGTTAGTGTTGTACTGGCTACGGCGATAGTGAGAATACAAGACCAATCTGGTGAGCTGGTGCCAGTGCGAGCTTTATTAGATACTGGATCACAAATTTCGGCCATTACCAATCAGTGTGCGATCCAACTTGGTTTACCACGTCATAAGGGACGAGTAGAGGTTAGTGGTCTGGCACAGCAGCCCGTACGAACTGTTAAGGGTTCAACCAATTGTAGCTTTATTCCTTTGTTGTATGATGCACCGCAAATATCGGCCACCAACATTGTGATATTACCAAAAATCACCGCTCTTATGCCGAATCAAAAATTACCCATTTCAATTCGTGAGCGATACGGGCATCTTCCACTCGCTGACCCCGATTTTGATGTACCAGGTTCAGTAGACATGCTGATTGGAGGGGATTTATATCCATTCATCTTGCAATCGCGATCGGATATTGTCCATAGTCCCGGTCTGCCGTCAGCCTTGAACACACAGTTTGGATGGGTAATAGTCGGAGCCATAGAAGGGTCAAGAGAATACTCTACGGCTTCATCGTTGGTGGTTCATGCGACATcagataatcaaaatataggtGAGCTTTTACAGCGATTTTGGGAAGTTGAAGAACTTGATATAAACCATAACCCAAGCACAGAAGATGAAGCATGTGAAAGACATTTTCAAGAAACAGTATCGCGGGATTGTAATGGAAGATTCCATGTTGCTTTGCCTTTCAAATCCATAATTTCTAGTTCAATGGATAAGGGAAATACAAAGCATGACGCTCATTCATTAGGCCTAGGATCGTCCCGGGCATTAGCTCTGAATCGCTTATATAATCTTGAACGTCGCCTAAGTAAGGACGAAGAGCTATATAACGCCTATCGTGATTTTATGGATGAATATATTGCACTAGGCCATATGAAGTTGGCTGAACGCACCGGAGAATATTTCATACCACATCACGCAGTTGTAAAACGGAAGgagaatgatataaaaattcgaGTTGTTTTTGATGCCTCCGCCCCTTCTTCGTCGGGACGTTCTCTGAACGACTGCTTAGCAACTGGGTCTAAATTGCAAACCGATATCGGTGACATCTTGTGCGTTGTCGAttctataagtacatattcaTAGCGGACATAGTTAAGATGTATCGACAAATATTCGTTCGAAAAGAAGACCGTGTTTACCAACACATTCTTTGGAGACGTTCACCACACGAGCAAGTACAGGAATATGAGTTGTGCACTGTTACCTATGGTATAAATTCAGCACCGTTTTTAGCAATTCGCTGTCTTCTCCAGTTGGAACAAGATAATGGTCCAGAATTTCCATTGGCAAGGCAATTTCTGCGGTCATATACCTATGTGGATGACATTATTGCAGGGGCCGATACAAGGGAAGGCATATTGAAGGTTCAATGTCAATGTCGTTGGGCTGTTACAGAAAGGCTGTTTTCAGCTCAGTAAATGGGCCAGTAATTGCCCCGAAGTATTGGAAGGCATTGCGAAGGAGGACTGCGCCAGTAACCCATACTATGAACCTCATTCTGGACtggctataaaaatattgggaCTTTACTGGGACCCGTATGGAGATACATTCGGATACAGGTCAAATATTACAGAGATGCAACCTACAAAGCGATCAGTACTATCAGTCCTCGCTCGATTATATGATCCCATTGGAACATTAGGCCCAATGGTTTTCTGGGCTAAGTGCCTAATGCAAGAGCTATGGCGACGAGGACTGAACTGGGACACTCCAATTTCCAATGAGATCTCTTCCAAGTGGAATATGTTCATAGAAGAACTTACATCGTTGGCGCACTTGAAGTTACTTCGTCATATTAGCATTGGAAAATGCATAAAGGCTCAGCTAGTGGGGTTTGCAGATGCGTCACAAAGGGGTTATGCTGCGACGGTATTTCTACGAGTAACGGACAATCAAGGTATTATTAACGTGCATTTCATTGCTTGCAAGTCAAAGGTTGCTCCGCTAAAGACATCCAAGATCGATAAGTCTTTGACCATACCCCGTTTAGAACTATGTGCCGCACTTTTGTTAGCACGTCTCCTTTCACATAAGATGTCACTGTTAAAGGAATTAGTATCTGTACAAAGCATCAAAGCATTCTCTGATTCAACCATTGTTTTGTCATGGTTAAAGGCCGAGCCcaaggtttttaaaatatttgttacaaatagagtaaacaaaataaaggaGCTACTGCCACAATGTGAGTGGAATCACGTAAAAACTACGGAAAATGCAGCGGACCCGGCATCAAGAGGGTTACTCCCAAGCCAATTAGTTGCTTCGCAGTTGCATTTGAACGGTCCGGAATTCTTACGGCAGCCCGAAGAACAATGGCCGAGTCAAACTTTAACAAGACTTCCTTCCGAGCAACTTCCAGATTACAAACCACCAGTGAAGTGTGTGTTGCATATCCTTAAATGTAAAGAATCAGAAGAGATTTTCCGTCGTTTTTCGTCATTAACGAGAATGCAGCGAACACTTGCGTATGTATGGCGCCTCATTGACCGTTGCAAAAGGAGGCCGGTAAGCAGGGGCCCACTTACTCAAATTGAACTCAATCGAACACTTCTTAACATTATTAAGCTTACGTAAAATTTTATTGGGAAGACTTACGGAAGCAGTTAGAAAATACAACGGCATCGATAACCCCCAATTCACTTGCTCAGTTGTCACCATATTTAGACAAGGAAGGATTAATACGTGTCGGCGGTCGACTTCGTTTTTCGCTTCTGACCGAGGAAGCTAAGCATCCGGTGTTGCTCCCTAAGGCTGCTCATGTTACGCAGTTAATCATAATCCATTATCATATGAGCCTTCTACATGCCGGTCCAAAATTAGTTATGGCTATGATTCAAAGGAAATATTGGATTGTCAGGACGTGCCGCCATTcggaaaattatacatacatgtgTTAGATGTGTGCGCCATAGAGCTGCTTGCCCACAACCAGTCATGGCAGACCTGCCTCCAGTACGAGTACAGCCTCATAGACCATTCGCATTCGTTGGCATGGATTACGGCGGACCGTTTATTGTGAAAGAAAGCCGTCGACGAGGTTCTAAGACTAACAAGGCTTATCTTGCTCTATTTGTGTGTCTGTCAGTAAAGGCAGTCCATCTGGAAGTGGTAAGCGACTTATCCACAGAAGCGTTTCTTGCTGCCTTCGATCGTTTCACTGCTCGTCGTGGAATTCCAGTTGAAATACGTTCTGACTGTGGAACAAATTATGTAGGTGCCGCTCGGCAATTGAAATCTTTGTTCAACGAAGCAAAAACCCGAGACTCTTTAATGAGTAGGATCCCGTGTCAGTGGTATTTTAATCCACCTGCAGCCCCTCATTTTGGAGGGATCTGGGAGGCGGCAATTAAAAGTGTCAAGACACATTTACGAAAAGTCATCAGTGATCAAATAATGACCATGGAGGAATTGACCACACTAATTATTCGGATTGAAGGAATCTTAAATTCACGTCCACTCACAAGTGTCTCCAGTGATCCGAACGATTTATGTGCATTAACTCCTGGGCACTTCCTGGTAGGACAACCACTCATGGCAATTCCAGAACTTGATTTAACAGACGTTAAAATCAACCGTCTAACTAGATGGCAGCTGATCAAACAAGCGCAACAATGTTTTTGGAAACGATGGACCAATGAGTATCTTCAGACATTGCAAGGCCGTCAAAAGTGGTTAAGGCAAGATGCTAACTTGAACGTTGGCGATTTGGTCGTTGTAAAGTCTCCGGGACGGCCCCTCATGTCATGGCAATTAGGAAGGGTGATTGAAGTTCATCCAGGTACAGATGGAGTTGTACGCGTTGTGACGTTGAAGACAGCCGAAGGAACTTTGAAGCGTCCAGTGGTACAAGTGGTGAAGCTGCCTGTGTCCTGATCAGAAGGTTTTTCTATcaaccagttttttttttttgtattttttatcattttcatcTATTTAATGTAAAGTGGTACAAGATGTacaattcattattcattatttgtttattttgtaattttgaaagCATCCTTTCAAAGGCGGGAGGATGTTGGATAAAGCTCTGGAATGATCGACGATATTCTCGATCATTCGACAAGCGCGCCTGGGCCACTGCGACAAACTCGAATATTCTAGACGCGACACCCCCTCCCCCCGCTGCTGATCTATCCACGACGGTCCCTATATATATGGGCCGCCGCGACCGTTTGGCTCGCTAGTCACCGTATTCTTTTGCGTTGGTAATTTCCACGTAAATATTGGTGTTTTTTGTCGGCTGTTGCAGTGGCGCAGTACGCGGTAAGAGCTTTGTTGTTTTGTtgtttcttatatatatattggtacaattttatataactttgtttaatatattttgttttattatttcttttttatatatatattggtataatttgttgtaataattgtattgtaatttcatacaattatattatcttgatgtattaattgataatttatattgactttgttatattatattttaatacatctcATTgtctatacacattatatatatcttaatcaTACATACAGTCCACTTGTCGTTAgacatattcattttaaagcgTGGTTACCCCAAACAACGATTTGCTAGGGACCTCGCTTACAcccttaatcttttttttatctttttcattCACGATTATGTGTCcttttaaacttgaaatttttataatgttcattTCCGAACcactatcaattaaaaatttaatttcgtttttaacaaatttatccgAAAAACACGTAATATGTTCCTGTGTTATTGGTGTTATAATACGAACGTTACTTCCCGATTGTATTTCACTGATAGACCTAACGTGATTTTCCTGACCATTTCCTTCTACGGCTTTATCTTGTTCGGTACGTTTTAATTTACGGCACTCACTTATATCGTGATTCGcttttctacaatatttacagaatTTACTAGAATATTCGCGTTTAAATTCGGTCTTTGGACTTTGTCCATTATTCGGATTCTTGAAAGTAGCTAATTTATGCTCGCTTGTTCTACATTCATTAGCATAATGACCAAATTTCTCACAACGATGGCATTTAATCGCGCTTTTAtctctagttttttttttttttatcaaatttattatttttataattcggtGTTTTGTTATACCCGTTtatgctattataaaattctgttgTTGTTTCCTCTTCCATTGCGATTAAAACGGCTTCTTCGAAACCTTGTATGTTACgcgcttttaataataaaccgaTAGTTTGTGGGATACCCGCTATGAATACGCTTAGTGCGTGAGCTCGCACTGTTTGCGCTATTATTTCTGATTACGGTGCGTCCCTACCTACCGTTAACGCGTTCATTAATTCATGGGCTGTTTTTTCAATTCTAATAGAAAAATCTTTAACTGATTCCTTTGCGTTCTGACGCATTTGACTTAATTGTACTTGTAAGTAAGACACTGAATGTGCCGATccaaaaacgtttttaaataatttttttaattcatcccaggtagtaatttttttatacctcaCGGCCGATAATGCTTTACCCGTTAATTGTGCCAGTATCGcttctaatatattaggtttaaTAGCATcggaaatattgtttaaaatgaacTCGCATTTAGCCACGAAAGAAATTAAATCGGTCTCTGTTCCTCCCGAAAAAGCAGGAACTAATGCGGTTGCcccttgtaaatttaatttttctgggttaaccatttttattttaaatgtttccgGATTATATGAAACTACTTGCCAATTTGTGGTATCTCTGTCagacatacaatatactataacaatatattattcaaataacttACAGAGCTTGCATCTTTAACCGTGGATAGTTTGAAAAGTTGACTTCCGTCTTTCTGGAATTTGATTTCTGTCCTCCCTGGACTAGACCGCTTGATTGAATTCTCTCTGTTCTCCTTCCTGTCGTGAACGTGGTTTCGTCGGTGGGTCTCAAAgtacttatttttgatttgactCAAAAATTTTCGTTTGATGAAGTATGACCTAACACCCGACACCAAATTTTATGTAGTAACCAGTGATAGTTACTGCACGCTTCTTTTACGACGAATGCACGTTCCGTCGTAGGTTGGAGAGATGAGGtatataagttaacaataga
Proteins encoded in this window:
- the LOC126554101 gene encoding uncharacterized protein LOC126554101, whose protein sequence is MQPTKRSVLSVLARLYDPIGTLGPMVFWAKCLMQELWRRGLNWDTPISNEISSKWNMFIEELTSLAHLKLLRHISIGKCIKAQLVGFADASQRGYAATVFLRVTDNQGIINVHFIACKSKVAPLKTSKIDKSLTIPRLELCAALLLARLLSHKMSLLKELVSVQSIKAFSDSTIVLSWLKAEPKVFKIFVTNRVNKIKELLPQCEWNHVKTTENAADPASRGLLPSQLVASQLHLNGPEFLRQPEEQWPSQTLTRLPSEQLPDYKPPVKYLRKQLENTTASITPNSLAQLSPYLDKEGLIRVGGRLRFSLLTEEAKHPVLLPKAAHVTQLIIIHYHMSLLHAGPKLVMAMIQRKYWIVRTCRHSENYTYMC
- the LOC126554100 gene encoding uncharacterized protein LOC126554100, producing the protein MEKMCGEIQVVFSKLRGYPSITHQGAIVERENTYNSRASLSLPKIELPKFDGSLINWCAFRDMFTSLVHENRSITDRERFHYLVSCLSGSALNIVKSVPLTSDNYVIAWCALRDRYDNKRLLATAHCLGVVDLSGFLLFYIGARVIDPDTRRLFEASVPQESIPKLDELLDFAANRCKILENVGANTGTLSVGNSSSRKGKGGQTSVKTSLSTTATAKNKCAFCDRDHPLFRCLMFKRKSVAERREFVIKKELCFVCLRPDHEANSCKSAYLCKTCEGRHSVLLHLDSKHKGSGKTSTPNAMAISKPIESTTDQNLRIQDQSGELVPVRALLDTGSQISAITNQCAIQLGLPRHKGRVEVSGLAQQPVRTVKGSTNCSFIPLLYDAPQISATNIVILPKITALMPNQKLPISIRERYGHLPLADPDFDVPGSVDMLIGGDLYPFILQSRSDIVHSPGLPSALNTQFGWVIVGAIEGSREYSTASSLVVHATSDNQNIGELLQRFWEVEELDINHNPSTEDEACERHFQETVSRDCNGRFHVALPFKSIISSSMDKGNTKHDAHSLGLGSSRALALNRLYNLERRLSKDEELYNAYRDFMDEYIALGHMNCKTEGE